In Gambusia affinis linkage group LG08, SWU_Gaff_1.0, whole genome shotgun sequence, a single window of DNA contains:
- the LOC122835324 gene encoding receptor-interacting serine/threonine-protein kinase 1-like isoform X3, whose protein sequence is MWIQYSRKTTLTFQTTLVQQEMALPSIERCRDEDLDESIEWKEIGCGGFGTVYKVRHKVRGFVAIKLLEKTGTTDELYKEVECLTRLSSEFVLRVYGIYNSKKFLQFRKGIVMEFMKRGSIQTLQKDLSSPPPLPLAVRLAYQVAKGMQYIHSKGFVHHDLKPSNILLDNDFNVKLADFGLSRKTTSVSASVSKLDESSELSAWTGGTIQYMPPEAFPLNYKIVRSFDVYSYGILLWSILSGEVPYAGKMDKHVILRVKDGDRPDVELCLKEEKEKKTAVIELMEHCWKQNPSDRPDFNEIIKKLQPIFSLHEDGIDAAIDDVLLKLRQNQSGSSSQFSQANAADLVPSPTPENEVSNDVVDHPSDTVQPSNVVGTQDLTEEEKATIVDSMMDAIIEKNTCVMEVAEDLKKMEIIQNETYSNIEAEKTNQAKMRELYKSLRASGKVKVAFYDALEKHEPNILKSHGDS, encoded by the exons ATGTGGATACAGTacagcagaaaaaca ACTCTGACATTTCAAACTACCCTTGTGCAACAGGAGATGGCACTACCTAGCATTGAAAGATGTCGTGATGAGGACCTAGATGAGAGCATAGAATGGAAAGAGATTGGCTGTGGGGGGTTTGGTACTGTCTATAAGGTCAGACACAAAGTCAGAGGCTTTGTTGCCATCAAGCTACTTGAGAAAACAGG AACCACTGATGAACTGTACAAAGAGGTTGAATGTCTGACAAGACTGTCCTCTGAGTTTGTTCTGAGAGTCTATGGGATTTACAACAGTAAGAAGTTTCTACAATTTCGAAAGGGAATAGTCATGGAGTTTATGAAAAGGGGAAGTATTCAAACCCTGCAGAAGGACTTGAGTAGCCCTCCACCACTGCCACTGGCCGTGAGATTGGCCTATCAAGTGGCTAAAGGGATGCAATACATCCATTCAAAGGGCTTTGTTCACCATGACCTTAAACCAAGCAACATTCTGCTGGATAATGACTTTAATGTCAAG CTGGCCGACTTTGGTCTCTCCAGGAAAACTACAAGTGTTTCGGCAAGTGTTTCAAAACTTGACGAAAGTTCAGAACTTTCGGCATGGACCGGAGGCACAATACAATACATGCCACCTGAAGCTTTTCCTCTAAACTATAAAATAGTTCGCTCTTTTGATGTTTACAG CTACGGCATCCTTCTTTGGTCTATTCTGAGTGGTGAAGTACCCTATGCAG GGAAGATGGATAAACATGTGATACTCAGGGTTAAAGATGGAGACAGACCTGATGTGGAACTTTGCctgaaagaggagaaagaaaagaagacagcAGTGATTGAGCTCATGGAACATTGCTGGAAACAAAACCCTTCTGACAGGCCAGACTTTAATG aaaTCATCAAAAAACTTCAACCGATTTTCTCACTTCACGAGGATGGAATTGATGCAGCCATTGATGACGTTTTATTGAAACTAAGACAAAAT cagtcaGGAAGTAGCAGCCAGTTTTCTCAGGCAAATGCTGCAGACTTGGTTCCTTCGCCCACTCCAG aaaatgaaGTGTCAAATGATGTTGTTGATCATCCCTCAGATACAGTACAG CCATCTAATGTAGTTGGAACTCAAGATttaacagaagaagaaaaag CAACGATTGTTGATAGCATGATGGATGCTATTATAGAGAAAAACACATGTGTCATGGAGGTTGCTGAGGATCttaagaaaatggaaattatccAAAATGAAACTTACTCCAATATTgaggcagaaaaaacaaaccaggCAAAAATGAGGGAGCTCTACAAGTCATTACGTGCATCAGGGAAGGTGAAAGTTGCTTTCTATGATGCCTTGGAAAAGCATGAACCAAATATTCTGAAAAGTCATG GCGACAGTTGA
- the LOC122835324 gene encoding receptor-interacting serine/threonine-protein kinase 1-like isoform X1 — protein MWIQYSRKTTLTFQTTLVQQEMALPSIERCRDEDLDESIEWKEIGCGGFGTVYKVRHKVRGFVAIKLLEKTGTTDELYKEVECLTRLSSEFVLRVYGIYNSKKFLQFRKGIVMEFMKRGSIQTLQKDLSSPPPLPLAVRLAYQVAKGMQYIHSKGFVHHDLKPSNILLDNDFNVKLADFGLSRKTTSVSASVSKLDESSELSAWTGGTIQYMPPEAFPLNYKIVRSFDVYSYGILLWSILSGEVPYAGKMDKHVILRVKDGDRPDVELCLKEEKEKKTAVIELMEHCWKQNPSDRPDFNEIIKKLQPIFSLHEDGIDAAIDDVLLKLRQNQSGSSSQFSQANAADLVPSPTPENEVSNDVVDHPSDTVQQPSNVVGTQDLTEEEKATIVDSMMDAIIEKNTCVMEVAEDLKKMEIIQNETYSNIEAEKTNQAKMRELYKSLRASGKVKVAFYDALEKHEPNILKSHGDS, from the exons ATGTGGATACAGTacagcagaaaaaca ACTCTGACATTTCAAACTACCCTTGTGCAACAGGAGATGGCACTACCTAGCATTGAAAGATGTCGTGATGAGGACCTAGATGAGAGCATAGAATGGAAAGAGATTGGCTGTGGGGGGTTTGGTACTGTCTATAAGGTCAGACACAAAGTCAGAGGCTTTGTTGCCATCAAGCTACTTGAGAAAACAGG AACCACTGATGAACTGTACAAAGAGGTTGAATGTCTGACAAGACTGTCCTCTGAGTTTGTTCTGAGAGTCTATGGGATTTACAACAGTAAGAAGTTTCTACAATTTCGAAAGGGAATAGTCATGGAGTTTATGAAAAGGGGAAGTATTCAAACCCTGCAGAAGGACTTGAGTAGCCCTCCACCACTGCCACTGGCCGTGAGATTGGCCTATCAAGTGGCTAAAGGGATGCAATACATCCATTCAAAGGGCTTTGTTCACCATGACCTTAAACCAAGCAACATTCTGCTGGATAATGACTTTAATGTCAAG CTGGCCGACTTTGGTCTCTCCAGGAAAACTACAAGTGTTTCGGCAAGTGTTTCAAAACTTGACGAAAGTTCAGAACTTTCGGCATGGACCGGAGGCACAATACAATACATGCCACCTGAAGCTTTTCCTCTAAACTATAAAATAGTTCGCTCTTTTGATGTTTACAG CTACGGCATCCTTCTTTGGTCTATTCTGAGTGGTGAAGTACCCTATGCAG GGAAGATGGATAAACATGTGATACTCAGGGTTAAAGATGGAGACAGACCTGATGTGGAACTTTGCctgaaagaggagaaagaaaagaagacagcAGTGATTGAGCTCATGGAACATTGCTGGAAACAAAACCCTTCTGACAGGCCAGACTTTAATG aaaTCATCAAAAAACTTCAACCGATTTTCTCACTTCACGAGGATGGAATTGATGCAGCCATTGATGACGTTTTATTGAAACTAAGACAAAAT cagtcaGGAAGTAGCAGCCAGTTTTCTCAGGCAAATGCTGCAGACTTGGTTCCTTCGCCCACTCCAG aaaatgaaGTGTCAAATGATGTTGTTGATCATCCCTCAGATACAGTACAG CAGCCATCTAATGTAGTTGGAACTCAAGATttaacagaagaagaaaaag CAACGATTGTTGATAGCATGATGGATGCTATTATAGAGAAAAACACATGTGTCATGGAGGTTGCTGAGGATCttaagaaaatggaaattatccAAAATGAAACTTACTCCAATATTgaggcagaaaaaacaaaccaggCAAAAATGAGGGAGCTCTACAAGTCATTACGTGCATCAGGGAAGGTGAAAGTTGCTTTCTATGATGCCTTGGAAAAGCATGAACCAAATATTCTGAAAAGTCATG GCGACAGTTGA
- the LOC122835324 gene encoding receptor-interacting serine/threonine-protein kinase 3-like isoform X5 has product MALPSIERCRDEDLDESIEWKEIGCGGFGTVYKVRHKVRGFVAIKLLEKTGTTDELYKEVECLTRLSSEFVLRVYGIYNSKKFLQFRKGIVMEFMKRGSIQTLQKDLSSPPPLPLAVRLAYQVAKGMQYIHSKGFVHHDLKPSNILLDNDFNVKLADFGLSRKTTSVSASVSKLDESSELSAWTGGTIQYMPPEAFPLNYKIVRSFDVYSYGILLWSILSGEVPYAGKMDKHVILRVKDGDRPDVELCLKEEKEKKTAVIELMEHCWKQNPSDRPDFNEIIKKLQPIFSLHEDGIDAAIDDVLLKLRQNQSGSSSQFSQANAADLVPSPTPENEVSNDVVDHPSDTVQQPSNVVGTQDLTEEEKATIVDSMMDAIIEKNTCVMEVAEDLKKMEIIQNETYSNIEAEKTNQAKMRELYKSLRASGKVKVAFYDALEKHEPNILKSHGDS; this is encoded by the exons ATGGCACTACCTAGCATTGAAAGATGTCGTGATGAGGACCTAGATGAGAGCATAGAATGGAAAGAGATTGGCTGTGGGGGGTTTGGTACTGTCTATAAGGTCAGACACAAAGTCAGAGGCTTTGTTGCCATCAAGCTACTTGAGAAAACAGG AACCACTGATGAACTGTACAAAGAGGTTGAATGTCTGACAAGACTGTCCTCTGAGTTTGTTCTGAGAGTCTATGGGATTTACAACAGTAAGAAGTTTCTACAATTTCGAAAGGGAATAGTCATGGAGTTTATGAAAAGGGGAAGTATTCAAACCCTGCAGAAGGACTTGAGTAGCCCTCCACCACTGCCACTGGCCGTGAGATTGGCCTATCAAGTGGCTAAAGGGATGCAATACATCCATTCAAAGGGCTTTGTTCACCATGACCTTAAACCAAGCAACATTCTGCTGGATAATGACTTTAATGTCAAG CTGGCCGACTTTGGTCTCTCCAGGAAAACTACAAGTGTTTCGGCAAGTGTTTCAAAACTTGACGAAAGTTCAGAACTTTCGGCATGGACCGGAGGCACAATACAATACATGCCACCTGAAGCTTTTCCTCTAAACTATAAAATAGTTCGCTCTTTTGATGTTTACAG CTACGGCATCCTTCTTTGGTCTATTCTGAGTGGTGAAGTACCCTATGCAG GGAAGATGGATAAACATGTGATACTCAGGGTTAAAGATGGAGACAGACCTGATGTGGAACTTTGCctgaaagaggagaaagaaaagaagacagcAGTGATTGAGCTCATGGAACATTGCTGGAAACAAAACCCTTCTGACAGGCCAGACTTTAATG aaaTCATCAAAAAACTTCAACCGATTTTCTCACTTCACGAGGATGGAATTGATGCAGCCATTGATGACGTTTTATTGAAACTAAGACAAAAT cagtcaGGAAGTAGCAGCCAGTTTTCTCAGGCAAATGCTGCAGACTTGGTTCCTTCGCCCACTCCAG aaaatgaaGTGTCAAATGATGTTGTTGATCATCCCTCAGATACAGTACAG CAGCCATCTAATGTAGTTGGAACTCAAGATttaacagaagaagaaaaag CAACGATTGTTGATAGCATGATGGATGCTATTATAGAGAAAAACACATGTGTCATGGAGGTTGCTGAGGATCttaagaaaatggaaattatccAAAATGAAACTTACTCCAATATTgaggcagaaaaaacaaaccaggCAAAAATGAGGGAGCTCTACAAGTCATTACGTGCATCAGGGAAGGTGAAAGTTGCTTTCTATGATGCCTTGGAAAAGCATGAACCAAATATTCTGAAAAGTCATG GCGACAGTTGA
- the LOC122835324 gene encoding receptor-interacting serine/threonine-protein kinase 3-like isoform X4, giving the protein MWIQYSRKTEMALPSIERCRDEDLDESIEWKEIGCGGFGTVYKVRHKVRGFVAIKLLEKTGTTDELYKEVECLTRLSSEFVLRVYGIYNSKKFLQFRKGIVMEFMKRGSIQTLQKDLSSPPPLPLAVRLAYQVAKGMQYIHSKGFVHHDLKPSNILLDNDFNVKLADFGLSRKTTSVSASVSKLDESSELSAWTGGTIQYMPPEAFPLNYKIVRSFDVYSYGILLWSILSGEVPYAGKMDKHVILRVKDGDRPDVELCLKEEKEKKTAVIELMEHCWKQNPSDRPDFNEIIKKLQPIFSLHEDGIDAAIDDVLLKLRQNQSGSSSQFSQANAADLVPSPTPENEVSNDVVDHPSDTVQQPSNVVGTQDLTEEEKATIVDSMMDAIIEKNTCVMEVAEDLKKMEIIQNETYSNIEAEKTNQAKMRELYKSLRASGKVKVAFYDALEKHEPNILKSHGDS; this is encoded by the exons ATGTGGATACAGTacagcagaaaaaca GAGATGGCACTACCTAGCATTGAAAGATGTCGTGATGAGGACCTAGATGAGAGCATAGAATGGAAAGAGATTGGCTGTGGGGGGTTTGGTACTGTCTATAAGGTCAGACACAAAGTCAGAGGCTTTGTTGCCATCAAGCTACTTGAGAAAACAGG AACCACTGATGAACTGTACAAAGAGGTTGAATGTCTGACAAGACTGTCCTCTGAGTTTGTTCTGAGAGTCTATGGGATTTACAACAGTAAGAAGTTTCTACAATTTCGAAAGGGAATAGTCATGGAGTTTATGAAAAGGGGAAGTATTCAAACCCTGCAGAAGGACTTGAGTAGCCCTCCACCACTGCCACTGGCCGTGAGATTGGCCTATCAAGTGGCTAAAGGGATGCAATACATCCATTCAAAGGGCTTTGTTCACCATGACCTTAAACCAAGCAACATTCTGCTGGATAATGACTTTAATGTCAAG CTGGCCGACTTTGGTCTCTCCAGGAAAACTACAAGTGTTTCGGCAAGTGTTTCAAAACTTGACGAAAGTTCAGAACTTTCGGCATGGACCGGAGGCACAATACAATACATGCCACCTGAAGCTTTTCCTCTAAACTATAAAATAGTTCGCTCTTTTGATGTTTACAG CTACGGCATCCTTCTTTGGTCTATTCTGAGTGGTGAAGTACCCTATGCAG GGAAGATGGATAAACATGTGATACTCAGGGTTAAAGATGGAGACAGACCTGATGTGGAACTTTGCctgaaagaggagaaagaaaagaagacagcAGTGATTGAGCTCATGGAACATTGCTGGAAACAAAACCCTTCTGACAGGCCAGACTTTAATG aaaTCATCAAAAAACTTCAACCGATTTTCTCACTTCACGAGGATGGAATTGATGCAGCCATTGATGACGTTTTATTGAAACTAAGACAAAAT cagtcaGGAAGTAGCAGCCAGTTTTCTCAGGCAAATGCTGCAGACTTGGTTCCTTCGCCCACTCCAG aaaatgaaGTGTCAAATGATGTTGTTGATCATCCCTCAGATACAGTACAG CAGCCATCTAATGTAGTTGGAACTCAAGATttaacagaagaagaaaaag CAACGATTGTTGATAGCATGATGGATGCTATTATAGAGAAAAACACATGTGTCATGGAGGTTGCTGAGGATCttaagaaaatggaaattatccAAAATGAAACTTACTCCAATATTgaggcagaaaaaacaaaccaggCAAAAATGAGGGAGCTCTACAAGTCATTACGTGCATCAGGGAAGGTGAAAGTTGCTTTCTATGATGCCTTGGAAAAGCATGAACCAAATATTCTGAAAAGTCATG GCGACAGTTGA
- the LOC122835324 gene encoding receptor-interacting serine/threonine-protein kinase 3-like isoform X2 has product MWIQYSRKTTLTFQTTLVQQEMALPSIERCRDEDLDESIEWKEIGCGGFGTVYKVRHKVRGFVAIKLLEKTGTTDELYKEVECLTRLSSEFVLRVYGIYNSKKFLQFRKGIVMEFMKRGSIQTLQKDLSSPPPLPLAVRLAYQVAKGMQYIHSKGFVHHDLKPSNILLDNDFNVKLADFGLSRKTTSVSASVSKLDESSELSAWTGGTIQYMPPEAFPLNYKIVRSFDVYSYGILLWSILSGEVPYAGKMDKHVILRVKDGDRPDVELCLKEEKEKKTAVIELMEHCWKQNPSDRPDFNEIIKKLQPIFSLHEDGIDAAIDDVLLKLRQNSGSSSQFSQANAADLVPSPTPENEVSNDVVDHPSDTVQQPSNVVGTQDLTEEEKATIVDSMMDAIIEKNTCVMEVAEDLKKMEIIQNETYSNIEAEKTNQAKMRELYKSLRASGKVKVAFYDALEKHEPNILKSHGDS; this is encoded by the exons ATGTGGATACAGTacagcagaaaaaca ACTCTGACATTTCAAACTACCCTTGTGCAACAGGAGATGGCACTACCTAGCATTGAAAGATGTCGTGATGAGGACCTAGATGAGAGCATAGAATGGAAAGAGATTGGCTGTGGGGGGTTTGGTACTGTCTATAAGGTCAGACACAAAGTCAGAGGCTTTGTTGCCATCAAGCTACTTGAGAAAACAGG AACCACTGATGAACTGTACAAAGAGGTTGAATGTCTGACAAGACTGTCCTCTGAGTTTGTTCTGAGAGTCTATGGGATTTACAACAGTAAGAAGTTTCTACAATTTCGAAAGGGAATAGTCATGGAGTTTATGAAAAGGGGAAGTATTCAAACCCTGCAGAAGGACTTGAGTAGCCCTCCACCACTGCCACTGGCCGTGAGATTGGCCTATCAAGTGGCTAAAGGGATGCAATACATCCATTCAAAGGGCTTTGTTCACCATGACCTTAAACCAAGCAACATTCTGCTGGATAATGACTTTAATGTCAAG CTGGCCGACTTTGGTCTCTCCAGGAAAACTACAAGTGTTTCGGCAAGTGTTTCAAAACTTGACGAAAGTTCAGAACTTTCGGCATGGACCGGAGGCACAATACAATACATGCCACCTGAAGCTTTTCCTCTAAACTATAAAATAGTTCGCTCTTTTGATGTTTACAG CTACGGCATCCTTCTTTGGTCTATTCTGAGTGGTGAAGTACCCTATGCAG GGAAGATGGATAAACATGTGATACTCAGGGTTAAAGATGGAGACAGACCTGATGTGGAACTTTGCctgaaagaggagaaagaaaagaagacagcAGTGATTGAGCTCATGGAACATTGCTGGAAACAAAACCCTTCTGACAGGCCAGACTTTAATG aaaTCATCAAAAAACTTCAACCGATTTTCTCACTTCACGAGGATGGAATTGATGCAGCCATTGATGACGTTTTATTGAAACTAAGACAAAAT tcaGGAAGTAGCAGCCAGTTTTCTCAGGCAAATGCTGCAGACTTGGTTCCTTCGCCCACTCCAG aaaatgaaGTGTCAAATGATGTTGTTGATCATCCCTCAGATACAGTACAG CAGCCATCTAATGTAGTTGGAACTCAAGATttaacagaagaagaaaaag CAACGATTGTTGATAGCATGATGGATGCTATTATAGAGAAAAACACATGTGTCATGGAGGTTGCTGAGGATCttaagaaaatggaaattatccAAAATGAAACTTACTCCAATATTgaggcagaaaaaacaaaccaggCAAAAATGAGGGAGCTCTACAAGTCATTACGTGCATCAGGGAAGGTGAAAGTTGCTTTCTATGATGCCTTGGAAAAGCATGAACCAAATATTCTGAAAAGTCATG GCGACAGTTGA